The following coding sequences lie in one Thalassoglobus polymorphus genomic window:
- a CDS encoding diacylglycerol/lipid kinase family protein encodes MNATGENNLENDPPWVAIQRNPRSGAGLQSKPLRELIAEFRKLKIRPRLYSKREELDEAVNHPTRRKSLHGIVAAGGDGTLLDVMNRHPGIPVAILPLGTENLCAKYLGMPRDGKVVARVVADGRTVRFDVGRLASQRFMVMASVGFDASVIHSVHAVRKGHISRWTYLKPIAECLSTYDYPEIRVFIDDSPTPTIGRMVVIANLPSYALGLKVASNARADDGVLDVRVMQRGSILHMFRYLGLIYYRWHERAKDVVQLRGKRIRIESDEPIPIQIDGDPAGYTPTEINVETNVGELFVPRDHKI; translated from the coding sequence ATGAACGCTACTGGAGAAAACAACCTGGAAAACGATCCTCCCTGGGTGGCTATTCAGCGTAATCCTCGATCGGGCGCTGGCCTGCAATCGAAGCCGCTTCGCGAGTTGATCGCAGAATTTCGAAAGCTGAAGATTCGTCCCAGACTCTATTCGAAACGTGAAGAACTCGACGAGGCTGTCAATCACCCAACTAGAAGGAAGTCGCTACATGGGATTGTGGCAGCAGGGGGGGACGGGACTCTCTTAGATGTGATGAATCGTCACCCCGGAATTCCAGTCGCAATTCTTCCACTCGGGACTGAAAACCTGTGTGCGAAGTACTTAGGGATGCCGCGAGACGGGAAGGTAGTTGCCCGCGTCGTGGCAGATGGGCGAACTGTTCGCTTTGACGTCGGCCGTTTGGCGAGTCAGCGATTTATGGTGATGGCGAGTGTCGGATTTGACGCTTCTGTCATTCACTCCGTACATGCTGTGCGAAAAGGACACATCAGCCGCTGGACGTACTTGAAGCCGATCGCAGAATGTCTCTCAACGTACGACTACCCGGAAATCCGTGTCTTCATTGATGATTCCCCGACTCCAACGATTGGGCGAATGGTCGTCATCGCCAATCTTCCTTCTTACGCACTGGGCTTAAAGGTTGCTTCCAATGCACGGGCAGACGACGGCGTACTCGATGTCCGTGTCATGCAGCGAGGGTCCATTCTGCATATGTTCCGCTACCTGGGATTGATCTATTATCGATGGCACGAGCGTGCGAAGGATGTTGTTCAACTTCGAGGAAAACGAATCCGAATTGAATCGGACGAGCCAATCCCCATTCAAATCGACGGAGACCCAGCGGGATATACGCCAACCGAAATTAACGTCGAGACCAACGTTGGAGAACTGTTCGTTCCGCGAGACCACAAGATTTAA
- a CDS encoding Gfo/Idh/MocA family protein has protein sequence MTQNVDRRDFLKTSGTAAAGASAITLLNARSAKARSSNENIRIGFIGPGGRGFGAHVKSLAKLKNEGANIELVAVAEVYSVQRDKVADYIKKENGNEPAKYVDYRDMIEKENLDAVTIATPDHWHHKQILDSLEAGLDIYCEKPMTKFVEEALEVEKAWKKSGKVVQVGVQGTSQPVWNHARGLLDEGKLGKVMMFQTEYFRNSAMGQWRYYELKKEMTPKTIDWQRWLGVEEGLSEDRPFDREVYRQWRRFWPYGSGMYTDLFVHRVTMMLKATGLRYPGRVVGAGGLYLEYDGRDVPDVATVAADFPEGVHGLVSSTMCNQESRIEQCIRGHFGSFIFKGDKIQYIPERPQVTRNSKLKEEEIQTEPIGDQTYEHFKNWVAAMNAGDPMMCNNPPDLGAAAVTTVLLGAQSYRTGVCYYFDPKTGPVNAYEAHKKGESWSAQWEKISENRGEPKHIPGWKAGEYGSKLEEPAYMKLAGPWKDGNPPS, from the coding sequence ATGACTCAAAACGTTGACCGACGTGACTTTCTGAAAACTTCCGGGACTGCTGCAGCCGGAGCCTCCGCCATCACACTTCTCAACGCACGGTCTGCCAAAGCTCGATCATCCAACGAAAACATCCGCATTGGGTTTATCGGTCCGGGCGGACGTGGGTTTGGAGCTCATGTGAAGTCGCTGGCGAAGTTGAAAAACGAAGGTGCGAATATCGAACTCGTTGCCGTTGCCGAGGTCTACTCTGTACAGCGAGACAAAGTCGCAGACTACATCAAGAAGGAAAACGGAAACGAGCCGGCAAAGTACGTCGACTACCGCGACATGATCGAGAAGGAAAATCTCGATGCAGTCACCATTGCCACTCCTGATCATTGGCATCACAAACAGATTCTTGATTCGCTGGAGGCAGGGCTGGATATCTATTGTGAAAAGCCAATGACGAAGTTCGTCGAAGAGGCTCTCGAAGTTGAAAAAGCCTGGAAGAAATCTGGAAAGGTTGTGCAAGTTGGTGTTCAAGGAACGTCACAACCTGTTTGGAATCATGCTCGCGGTTTGCTCGACGAAGGAAAACTCGGAAAAGTGATGATGTTCCAAACGGAATACTTCCGCAACTCCGCGATGGGGCAATGGCGATACTACGAGCTCAAGAAAGAGATGACTCCGAAAACCATTGACTGGCAACGATGGCTGGGGGTTGAAGAAGGCTTATCCGAAGATCGTCCGTTCGATCGTGAAGTGTATCGCCAATGGCGTCGTTTCTGGCCGTACGGTTCAGGAATGTACACCGACCTGTTCGTGCACCGTGTCACGATGATGCTCAAGGCAACCGGTTTGAGATACCCCGGACGAGTCGTCGGAGCTGGCGGTTTGTATCTGGAATACGATGGTCGCGATGTTCCCGATGTGGCGACCGTCGCTGCCGATTTCCCGGAAGGTGTGCATGGACTGGTCTCCTCGACGATGTGCAACCAGGAGTCCCGAATTGAACAGTGTATTCGCGGCCACTTCGGGTCGTTCATTTTCAAAGGGGACAAAATTCAATACATCCCTGAGCGTCCCCAAGTGACCCGGAACAGCAAGCTGAAAGAAGAAGAGATTCAAACCGAGCCAATCGGTGATCAAACCTATGAGCACTTCAAAAACTGGGTGGCTGCGATGAACGCTGGCGATCCAATGATGTGTAACAACCCGCCAGATTTGGGAGCCGCCGCCGTGACAACAGTGCTGCTGGGAGCACAAAGTTACCGCACCGGAGTCTGTTACTACTTCGATCCGAAGACCGGACCTGTGAATGCATATGAAGCTCACAAGAAGGGAGAGTCCTGGTCGGCTCAATGGGAAAAGATCTCTGAGAATCGTGGCGAGCCAAAACATATCCCGGGATGGAAAGCTGGCGAATATGGCAGCAAACTTGAAGAGCCAGCCTACATGAAACTCGCTGGCCCCTGGAAGGATGGGAATCCTCCTTCGTGA
- a CDS encoding pyridoxal phosphate-dependent aminotransferase, whose translation MSEEWIANRMHQIDASGIRKVFDLAANMTNPVNLSIGQPHFDTPESIKNALKEAVDQGRNAYSQSQGIKPLLDTIQQSVDSEYGHADRKAFVTSGTSGGLMLALCSLVNPGDEVIAFDPWFVMYKHLTTLAGGTYKSINTYPDFTIPIEKLRASITEKTKVILFNSPANPTGHVASEEEVKALAELAREHNIALISDEIYRAFCYDEEFVSPAKYNDQTIVIDGFSKSHSMTGWRVGWCHGPEHIIQQMIKLQQFTFVCSPHPMQWAASEAWDYDISDRVAEYKQKRDFLRDKLQGHYEIHGAGGAFYMFIKAPWGTGTEFVKKAIENNLLIIPGNVFSSEDTHFRVSYAATQETLEQGAEILIKMANQR comes from the coding sequence ATGAGTGAAGAGTGGATCGCAAATCGAATGCACCAGATCGATGCATCTGGAATTCGGAAGGTCTTTGACCTCGCAGCCAACATGACGAATCCGGTCAACCTAAGCATTGGCCAGCCGCATTTTGATACTCCGGAGTCGATAAAGAATGCGTTGAAGGAAGCTGTTGATCAGGGGCGAAATGCCTACAGCCAATCGCAAGGAATCAAACCGCTACTGGATACAATCCAGCAAAGTGTCGACTCTGAGTACGGTCACGCCGATCGAAAAGCATTCGTCACCAGTGGAACGAGTGGCGGATTGATGCTCGCTTTGTGCAGCCTCGTCAATCCGGGAGACGAGGTCATCGCGTTCGACCCATGGTTCGTGATGTATAAGCATTTGACGACGCTCGCGGGAGGGACTTACAAGTCAATTAACACCTACCCGGATTTCACGATTCCCATTGAGAAGCTGCGCGCGTCCATCACAGAGAAAACGAAAGTTATCCTCTTCAACAGTCCAGCGAATCCAACGGGGCATGTCGCGAGTGAAGAGGAAGTGAAAGCTCTTGCGGAGCTTGCTCGCGAGCACAACATCGCATTGATCAGCGACGAAATCTATCGCGCGTTCTGCTACGACGAGGAATTCGTCAGTCCGGCGAAATACAACGACCAGACGATCGTGATTGACGGTTTCAGTAAATCACATTCAATGACCGGTTGGCGTGTCGGTTGGTGCCATGGCCCAGAACATATCATTCAGCAGATGATTAAACTCCAGCAGTTCACCTTTGTCTGCTCTCCTCATCCGATGCAATGGGCTGCCTCGGAAGCTTGGGACTACGACATTTCAGACCGTGTTGCAGAGTACAAACAAAAGCGTGATTTTCTACGGGATAAACTCCAGGGCCACTACGAGATCCATGGCGCTGGCGGAGCTTTCTACATGTTTATCAAAGCCCCTTGGGGAACGGGAACCGAGTTCGTCAAGAAAGCGATAGAAAACAATCTGCTCATCATTCCCGGTAATGTTTTCAGCTCGGAGGATACACATTTCCGAGTCTCCTACGCTGCGACTCAGGAGACACTCGAACAGGGAGCGGAGATCCTGATCAAGATGGCAAATCAGAGGTGA
- a CDS encoding glycerophosphodiester phosphodiesterase encodes MLRFVVLCPVLAGLALCVNCFAEESDQTPLILAHRGGAHEFEENTMEGFEACYKRGIRGFETDIRMTKDGVLVLLHDDTLDRTHKSSGPVEEKLADELKKVQTKKGQDFLLLEDFLKYFQDKPGVYLELEMKTSNKKLYPDTRIAEYCDKLYALAKKYKPADSDYLFTSFDERPLVAMRKLDEDWPIAIIAGKPLSLDFIERAKRLQATHIACHISGTSRELVQKAQKLGYKVNGWPGHKVEDYYLAIGLGLDVACTDIPTVIQQTKENLPAKNKK; translated from the coding sequence ATGTTACGTTTCGTTGTACTGTGTCCAGTATTAGCCGGGCTGGCGTTGTGTGTAAATTGTTTCGCCGAAGAATCGGATCAGACGCCACTGATTCTTGCACATCGTGGCGGCGCACATGAATTCGAAGAGAATACCATGGAGGGATTCGAAGCTTGCTACAAGCGAGGGATTCGCGGCTTCGAGACGGACATCCGAATGACCAAAGATGGGGTGTTAGTCCTGTTGCATGACGACACTCTGGACCGGACTCATAAATCCAGCGGTCCAGTCGAAGAAAAGTTAGCGGACGAGTTGAAGAAAGTGCAGACGAAGAAGGGCCAGGATTTTTTGTTGCTCGAGGATTTTCTGAAGTACTTCCAGGACAAACCGGGGGTGTATCTTGAGCTGGAGATGAAGACCAGTAATAAGAAGCTGTACCCCGACACTCGAATTGCTGAGTATTGCGACAAACTTTACGCGCTCGCTAAGAAGTACAAGCCAGCTGATTCAGACTACCTGTTCACGTCATTCGACGAACGACCGTTGGTGGCAATGCGCAAGCTCGATGAGGACTGGCCGATTGCGATCATAGCCGGCAAACCGTTGTCACTGGACTTCATCGAGCGTGCAAAGCGACTACAAGCAACGCACATCGCTTGTCATATTTCTGGGACGTCGCGAGAGTTGGTACAAAAAGCTCAAAAACTGGGCTACAAGGTCAACGGCTGGCCTGGTCACAAAGTGGAAGATTATTACCTGGCGATCGGGTTGGGCTTGGATGTTGCCTGCACGGACATCCCAACGGTGATTCAGCAGACAAAAGAGAATCTGCCTGCAAAAAACAAGAAGTAA
- a CDS encoding tRNA (cytidine(34)-2'-O)-methyltransferase, whose product MTDQTEPILHVVLHSPEIPPNTGNIGRSCVAIGAKLWLVKPLGYLLDDKYLRRAGMDYWQFLNYEVVENWEELRQRIGEEKQYWYLTKFATKLVWEAEFTPGDVLVFGSEGSGLPEEIRDENSESCLKLPMFEQVRSLNLASTANTVMYEAIRQFGGLSSS is encoded by the coding sequence ATGACCGACCAGACCGAACCCATACTTCATGTTGTTTTGCACTCTCCTGAAATCCCACCAAACACAGGGAATATTGGGAGGAGTTGCGTCGCCATTGGTGCGAAGCTTTGGCTTGTGAAGCCCTTAGGTTACCTATTGGACGATAAATATTTACGCCGGGCCGGTATGGACTATTGGCAGTTTCTGAACTACGAAGTCGTTGAAAACTGGGAAGAACTGCGTCAACGAATAGGTGAAGAGAAGCAATATTGGTACTTGACGAAATTCGCGACGAAGTTGGTTTGGGAGGCGGAATTCACACCGGGTGACGTCCTTGTTTTTGGAAGTGAGGGGAGTGGGCTTCCAGAAGAAATTCGTGACGAGAACTCGGAATCATGCCTCAAGCTTCCGATGTTCGAACAGGTTCGCAGCCTGAATCTGGCAAGCACCGCCAACACAGTCATGTATGAAGCGATCCGACAATTTGGTGGACTCAGTAGCTCTTGA
- a CDS encoding SDR family NAD(P)-dependent oxidoreductase translates to MSNEIVLITGASSGIGWELAKLFAADGSELILVARRLDRLEELSKQLQEQHGTTSTLFQMDLSVPGSAEELFSKVQDTGKQVDVLVNNAGFGQIGRFEEISLDRQTSMCELNIVTLTQLTHLFLNQMVPRDSGAILNIGSTASFQPGPNAAVYYATKAYVLSFSEALHAELWGKNISVTCLCPGPTKTGFGDDSDMGSLPMFKNNIMEVESVAKAGYRGLRKKKRLIVPGIFNNLLAFSNRFAARPIPLWIVKRMQTLPKS, encoded by the coding sequence ATGTCGAACGAAATCGTTTTAATTACTGGAGCTTCGTCTGGAATTGGGTGGGAACTTGCCAAACTGTTCGCAGCAGACGGAAGCGAGTTAATTCTGGTTGCCCGGCGGCTTGATCGACTTGAAGAGTTGTCGAAGCAGTTGCAGGAGCAGCATGGGACAACCTCAACGCTGTTTCAAATGGATCTTTCCGTCCCTGGCTCTGCTGAAGAGTTGTTCTCGAAAGTTCAGGATACTGGGAAGCAGGTCGATGTTCTTGTCAACAATGCCGGGTTTGGGCAAATTGGCCGCTTCGAGGAAATTTCCTTGGACCGACAGACAAGCATGTGCGAGCTCAACATCGTCACGTTGACGCAACTGACACATCTTTTTTTGAATCAAATGGTCCCGCGTGATTCCGGAGCGATCTTAAACATCGGTTCCACCGCTTCATTCCAACCTGGACCGAATGCTGCCGTTTACTATGCCACGAAGGCATATGTCCTTTCCTTCTCGGAAGCACTCCACGCTGAACTTTGGGGCAAAAACATTTCCGTGACATGCCTTTGCCCCGGACCAACGAAAACTGGGTTTGGAGACGATTCCGACATGGGATCACTTCCAATGTTCAAAAACAACATCATGGAGGTCGAGAGTGTCGCGAAAGCGGGCTATCGCGGGCTACGCAAGAAGAAGCGTTTAATCGTCCCCGGAATTTTCAACAACTTGCTCGCTTTCTCAAATCGATTCGCAGCCCGCCCCATTCCACTTTGGATCGTCAAGCGAATGCAAACGCTTCCGAAATCTTGA
- a CDS encoding outer membrane protein assembly factor BamB family protein, with protein MQLRFAVFALFMGSFVLVAEAAEISQFRGSRGDGISVGTQPPVEFSELKNLSWKTQIPGKGWSSPVIADGKLWLTTAIEVFPDESEREKLLLEAGDEPRKFHEKQIAKSITLKLVTVNLSSGKLDEMIDLVHIEKPDSIHRMNSYASPTPFIDGKHIYCHFGTYGTFCIDRNSLSIIWKNQIPQNHSVGPGSSPFIYKNLLILICDGVDKQYVTALDKMTGESVWKTDRPEMDAPDGNRKKSFDTPIYVKDRLGREQLICMGSQWVVAYEPETGKEIWKVLHGKGFSVVPRPVVGNGMVYISTGFGKAQLWAIRIDGTGDVSETHVAWVVKRNIPTQPSPLLLDDRLYVMGDTGIATCFDAIDGTTVWAKRVGGNYVASPLFANGKIYFANQEGIVKVIEPNDKYKEVASNQISGQIKASPVAIENAIILRTEQNLYRFEVDDTSAKKNISIEN; from the coding sequence ATGCAATTACGTTTTGCAGTCTTCGCGTTGTTTATGGGATCGTTTGTGCTGGTTGCGGAAGCAGCAGAAATCTCGCAATTCCGTGGCTCTCGTGGTGATGGGATCTCGGTTGGTACGCAACCTCCAGTGGAGTTTTCAGAGCTGAAGAACCTCTCCTGGAAAACTCAAATTCCGGGCAAAGGGTGGTCTTCGCCTGTCATTGCAGATGGCAAACTCTGGCTGACAACAGCGATAGAAGTCTTCCCGGATGAGAGTGAGCGAGAAAAGCTTCTGCTTGAAGCAGGCGACGAACCTCGGAAATTCCATGAAAAGCAAATTGCGAAATCGATCACGCTGAAGCTGGTGACCGTCAACCTGAGTTCCGGGAAACTCGACGAAATGATCGATCTCGTTCATATCGAAAAACCGGATTCCATTCACAGAATGAACAGCTACGCCTCACCAACACCATTCATCGACGGGAAGCATATCTATTGCCATTTTGGGACTTATGGGACATTTTGCATTGATCGAAATAGTCTCTCGATCATTTGGAAGAACCAGATCCCTCAGAACCATAGTGTGGGACCGGGAAGTTCGCCGTTCATTTACAAGAACCTGCTGATCCTCATCTGTGACGGTGTCGACAAGCAGTATGTGACGGCTCTCGACAAGATGACTGGAGAGAGTGTCTGGAAAACTGATCGTCCTGAGATGGACGCACCTGATGGAAACCGTAAGAAATCTTTTGACACGCCCATCTATGTCAAAGACCGTCTCGGAAGAGAGCAACTCATCTGTATGGGCTCACAGTGGGTTGTCGCCTACGAACCAGAGACCGGAAAAGAAATCTGGAAGGTCCTTCATGGGAAAGGCTTTTCTGTGGTCCCGCGCCCCGTTGTCGGGAATGGGATGGTTTATATTTCGACCGGTTTCGGAAAAGCTCAGCTCTGGGCAATCCGCATTGATGGAACTGGTGACGTGTCAGAAACACATGTTGCCTGGGTTGTGAAACGTAACATTCCTACACAACCGTCGCCGCTGCTTCTCGATGATCGGCTTTATGTGATGGGGGATACCGGGATCGCAACCTGCTTTGATGCGATTGACGGAACCACCGTGTGGGCCAAACGTGTGGGCGGAAACTATGTGGCATCACCTCTTTTCGCAAACGGAAAAATTTACTTCGCCAATCAGGAAGGGATTGTCAAAGTCATCGAGCCGAATGATAAATACAAAGAGGTTGCATCGAATCAGATCTCTGGTCAAATTAAGGCAAGCCCGGTAGCCATCGAGAACGCGATCATTCTCCGAACTGAGCAGAACCTGTACCGCTTTGAGGTCGATGACACCAGTGCGAAGAAGAACATTTCGATTGAGAATTGA
- a CDS encoding 3-keto-disaccharide hydrolase, translated as MNLFRCLSVFALSLTLSTFASAEEGKWVSLFNGKNLDGWTPKIKGFEYGENYANTFRVEDGLMTVSYDGYDKFDRKFGHLFYKDSFSNYRFRVEYRFIGEQCPGGEGWALRNSGVMVHGEDPKGMAKDQDFPTSIEVQLLGGNGTTPRTTSNLCTPGTNVVMNDKLVTRHCISSTSKTYHGDQWVTAEIEVRGNKIIKHILDGEVVLEYEKPQLDDRDEFAQKLIKQQGGKMLSGGTISLQSESHPIQFRKVEIMVLDDE; from the coding sequence ATGAATTTGTTTCGATGCCTTTCTGTTTTCGCACTCAGCTTGACTCTCAGTACATTTGCATCTGCCGAAGAAGGAAAATGGGTCTCCCTGTTTAATGGGAAAAACCTCGACGGTTGGACTCCGAAGATCAAGGGTTTCGAGTACGGAGAAAACTACGCCAACACATTCCGTGTCGAAGATGGACTGATGACCGTCTCGTACGATGGCTACGACAAGTTTGATCGCAAGTTCGGTCACCTCTTCTATAAAGACTCATTTTCCAACTACCGCTTTCGAGTCGAGTATCGCTTCATTGGCGAACAATGTCCCGGCGGTGAGGGGTGGGCTCTTCGGAACAGTGGGGTCATGGTTCACGGTGAAGATCCCAAAGGAATGGCAAAGGATCAGGACTTCCCGACTTCAATTGAAGTTCAACTTCTTGGTGGAAATGGGACAACCCCACGCACAACTTCCAACTTGTGTACTCCTGGAACGAATGTCGTCATGAATGACAAACTGGTCACGCGACACTGCATCAGTTCGACTTCAAAGACGTATCATGGTGACCAGTGGGTGACGGCTGAAATTGAAGTCCGTGGCAACAAAATCATCAAGCATATTCTGGATGGAGAAGTCGTCCTGGAATACGAAAAGCCACAACTGGACGACCGAGACGAATTTGCACAAAAATTGATCAAACAACAAGGCGGGAAAATGCTGAGTGGTGGAACCATTTCACTTCAATCAGAAAGCCATCCCATCCAGTTTCGTAAAGTTGAAATTATGGTTTTAGACGACGAGTAA
- a CDS encoding alkaline phosphatase D family protein, giving the protein MTHRFARLLSVIILVSCPAANAAEPVETILFGSCIKQDRPMPILGEMAKQKADAVLFLGDNIYADTHDMKVMREKYATLAKNTDFQALQQHAPIFAVWDDHDYGLNDAGADYPQRVQAQKEFLDFWGIEKDSPRRTREGIYDSVILGPEGKRVQILLLDTRYFRSTLKKSAERRVGGPYIPDSDPAKTILGETQWQWLEGELKKSAEVRIIATGIQCVPSDAGQETWANLPRERQRLFDLISKAKASGAFIVSGDRHWSEFSMTDENVDYPIYDFTSSSFNQIHPRGTPTDNQYRISDSTYHKENYGVIQIDWEKDDPIVEVQIRDINSKIQLRNTLKLSELQARSN; this is encoded by the coding sequence ATGACTCACCGATTCGCACGACTTTTGTCCGTTATCATTCTCGTCAGTTGCCCTGCTGCAAATGCCGCTGAGCCGGTCGAGACCATTCTCTTCGGTTCGTGCATCAAGCAGGACCGGCCAATGCCGATTCTGGGAGAGATGGCGAAGCAGAAGGCGGATGCCGTTCTCTTTCTGGGTGACAATATCTACGCAGACACACACGACATGAAAGTGATGCGAGAAAAATACGCCACACTCGCGAAAAATACAGATTTTCAAGCATTGCAACAACATGCTCCAATCTTCGCGGTTTGGGATGATCACGATTATGGGCTCAATGATGCAGGAGCAGATTACCCACAACGCGTTCAGGCTCAGAAGGAATTTCTCGACTTCTGGGGAATCGAAAAAGACTCGCCCCGTCGAACACGCGAAGGAATTTACGACTCCGTCATCCTTGGTCCAGAAGGAAAACGTGTTCAAATTCTGCTTCTCGATACGCGATATTTCCGTTCGACTCTTAAGAAATCTGCAGAGCGTCGCGTCGGCGGGCCATACATTCCCGATAGCGACCCTGCAAAAACGATATTGGGAGAAACGCAATGGCAATGGCTCGAAGGAGAATTAAAGAAGTCTGCCGAAGTCCGCATCATCGCGACTGGGATTCAATGTGTCCCTTCCGATGCCGGACAGGAGACATGGGCAAACTTGCCTCGGGAGCGGCAGCGTCTGTTCGACTTAATCAGCAAGGCAAAAGCAAGTGGAGCCTTCATTGTCAGCGGAGACCGACACTGGTCCGAGTTCTCCATGACCGACGAAAACGTTGATTATCCCATCTACGATTTCACATCCAGCAGTTTCAATCAGATTCATCCACGCGGGACGCCGACCGACAATCAATACCGCATCAGTGACTCGACTTACCATAAAGAGAACTACGGAGTCATTCAAATTGATTGGGAAAAGGACGATCCCATTGTCGAAGTTCAAATTCGTGACATCAACTCAAAAATACAACTTCGGAACACTCTTAAACTTTCTGAGCTTCAAGCAAGATCGAATTGA
- a CDS encoding HAD family hydrolase translates to MKTILFDLGNVLLKFSHERMYEQIAELFGASAEQVKSVLCEQESMLRFDRGELSESEIQQQLESALGKKSDLPSLQRAAGDIFTPNPGMRELLDELKQRGLRLVLLSNTCVTHIKWIREKFDHLELFDELVLSYEVGAVKPQREIFEVALQKIECKPHECLYTDDILEYVEAARRYGLNAEQFTTPENFRATLREYSII, encoded by the coding sequence ATGAAAACGATTCTGTTTGATCTCGGGAATGTGCTGCTCAAATTCTCACATGAACGGATGTATGAACAGATCGCAGAATTGTTCGGGGCCTCTGCAGAGCAGGTGAAATCTGTCCTCTGCGAGCAAGAATCAATGCTGCGATTTGACCGAGGAGAGCTTTCGGAGAGTGAGATTCAACAGCAGCTGGAATCTGCTTTGGGTAAGAAATCGGATCTCCCCAGTCTGCAACGGGCTGCCGGTGACATCTTCACACCGAATCCCGGAATGCGCGAACTTTTGGATGAGCTGAAGCAGCGAGGGCTGCGACTCGTTTTGCTGTCAAATACGTGTGTCACACATATCAAATGGATTCGTGAAAAATTCGACCACTTGGAACTCTTCGATGAATTGGTGCTCTCATACGAAGTGGGAGCGGTCAAACCGCAGCGTGAAATCTTCGAAGTCGCCCTGCAAAAGATAGAATGCAAACCTCACGAATGTCTTTATACAGATGATATTCTGGAATATGTCGAAGCGGCTCGTAGATACGGACTCAATGCTGAGCAGTTTACAACGCCCGAAAATTTTCGGGCGACGCTCCGCGAGTATTCCATCATTTGA